From a single Flavobacterium sp. genomic region:
- a CDS encoding HU family DNA-binding protein: MSVKYKVLPRRNPQDMAAPEKFYAAAIADGETDLDKLAEQISYQCTVTESDCYAVLLSLERNIISELEQGRIVKLGRLGNFQIGVSSEGRDTAEEVTSGAITKTRILFRPGKRLRSLLNDLSFRKAG, from the coding sequence ATGAGCGTTAAGTACAAAGTTCTTCCAAGAAGAAACCCGCAGGACATGGCTGCACCAGAAAAATTTTATGCCGCTGCAATTGCAGATGGAGAAACCGATTTAGACAAATTAGCTGAGCAAATTTCGTATCAATGTACGGTAACCGAATCCGATTGCTATGCTGTATTACTATCGTTAGAGCGCAATATTATTAGCGAGTTAGAGCAAGGCAGAATTGTCAAATTAGGACGATTAGGTAATTTTCAAATTGGAGTAAGCTCTGAAGGTAGAGATACCGCTGAAGAAGTAACTTCAGGTGCAATTACCAAAACGCGTATTTTATTCCGACCAGGAAAAAGATTACGTTCATTATTAAATGATTTATCATTTAGAAAAGCGGGCTAG
- a CDS encoding ATP-dependent helicase, which produces MNVIEHLNDKQKASVLSEAKRVLVLAGAGSGKTKTVISKLLYLVAEKGVKSSSILAITFTKNAANEMIDRLIISSDTTNTYESYIQNKSTTSLQKESERRKRVLEQPWISNLTIRTFHSLCYKILRDNGNPVFDNKFKLITDNSAEEVDLKAKDILANEKPKDIISKILILACKDRDYLLKLKRYILDYYVEKVSIDKEIKIYTNEGQKTYTTLKGETVKSKSERDIADWLYRHNIKYVYEKVTNFKDFNFKPDFFIPQANLYLEHVTDKSYKMADKERQFIEGGKNCVVTYESIMNNSILFNLAMERIVKGKISETISEEVSLNYEEEFNRYHNKIDEFLKTVMRLQSMMKGEDIEPSSLLEKSLKSEHERIRVFYELAIPIIQEYKNYCTNKSYVDFDDLIILTVKLLKENEDVRELYRSKFKYLMVDEFQDVNGLQVKLLDLLLKPDNQLFCVGDDWQSIYGFRGSNVDYIVNFETHYKDCEIHKLDVNYRSTQTIVGASNEVIKHNKNQISKDVRAFNEMPSKIQIYRAKITEDDGVEFLIDKVRHLYDSGLGKDDILVLYRRSKMFSPYLEALKQNRLFVSSKTIHASKGLEAKAVFIIGLTEGNGGFPDIWLDDAIFRVVKDIKYDILLEEERRLFYVAITRAKDELFLITELGNESSFVDEIPQHFYQVNKPVIKNIETQIIVCEECRATVNEFDKFCRNCGSKLSKDNLYNSEEKKVPSYIQTARIINKNAYMPWTTEDDTKLEELYKQGKSKAELCKFFGRNSGAINARIQKLELEKKYNLK; this is translated from the coding sequence ATGAATGTAATTGAACATTTAAATGATAAACAAAAAGCTTCTGTACTTTCAGAAGCAAAAAGAGTATTAGTACTTGCGGGTGCTGGTTCAGGAAAAACTAAAACTGTAATATCTAAACTTCTTTATTTGGTTGCAGAAAAAGGTGTAAAATCTTCTTCAATATTAGCAATAACATTTACTAAAAATGCTGCAAATGAGATGATTGATAGGTTAATTATTTCCAGTGATACAACAAATACATATGAATCATATATTCAAAATAAATCAACTACATCGCTACAAAAAGAATCTGAAAGAAGAAAGAGAGTTTTAGAGCAGCCTTGGATTTCAAATTTAACAATTAGAACATTTCATTCTTTATGTTATAAAATTCTTCGTGATAATGGCAATCCTGTTTTTGATAACAAATTCAAACTAATTACAGATAATTCGGCTGAAGAGGTGGATTTAAAAGCGAAAGATATTCTTGCGAATGAGAAACCTAAAGATATTATAAGTAAAATATTAATTCTTGCTTGTAAAGACCGAGATTATTTATTGAAATTAAAACGATATATATTAGACTATTATGTTGAAAAGGTTTCTATTGATAAGGAAATAAAAATTTATACTAACGAAGGACAAAAAACATATACTACTTTAAAAGGGGAAACGGTAAAATCGAAGTCAGAGCGAGATATTGCAGATTGGCTGTATAGGCACAATATAAAATATGTTTATGAAAAAGTAACCAACTTCAAAGATTTCAATTTTAAACCAGATTTTTTCATTCCCCAAGCCAATCTTTATCTGGAACATGTTACTGATAAAAGCTATAAAATGGCTGATAAAGAAAGACAATTTATTGAAGGCGGAAAAAATTGTGTTGTAACTTACGAATCCATAATGAATAACTCAATCCTTTTCAATTTAGCGATGGAAAGAATTGTAAAGGGAAAAATTTCTGAAACAATTTCTGAAGAAGTTTCTCTGAATTATGAAGAAGAATTTAATCGATATCATAATAAAATAGATGAGTTTTTAAAAACGGTTATGCGTTTGCAGTCTATGATGAAAGGGGAAGATATTGAACCTTCAAGTTTATTAGAGAAATCATTAAAAAGCGAGCATGAAAGAATAAGAGTTTTTTATGAACTTGCTATTCCAATTATCCAAGAGTACAAAAATTATTGTACAAATAAATCCTATGTAGATTTTGATGATTTAATAATTTTAACCGTAAAACTTCTTAAGGAGAATGAAGATGTTAGAGAACTTTACAGAAGTAAATTTAAGTATTTAATGGTTGATGAATTTCAAGATGTAAATGGATTACAAGTAAAATTATTAGACTTATTATTGAAACCAGATAATCAATTATTTTGTGTTGGTGATGATTGGCAAAGTATCTATGGTTTTAGAGGTTCTAACGTAGATTACATAGTTAATTTTGAAACACATTACAAAGATTGCGAAATACATAAGTTGGATGTTAATTATAGGAGTACACAAACAATTGTAGGCGCAAGTAATGAAGTAATAAAGCACAATAAAAATCAGATTAGTAAAGATGTAAGAGCATTCAACGAAATGCCAAGTAAGATTCAAATATACAGAGCCAAAATCACTGAAGATGATGGTGTAGAATTTTTAATTGATAAAGTTCGACATCTTTATGATAGTGGCTTGGGTAAAGATGATATTCTTGTTTTATATAGAAGATCTAAAATGTTTAGTCCATATTTAGAAGCTTTAAAACAGAATAGACTTTTTGTTTCCTCAAAAACTATTCATGCTTCTAAAGGATTAGAAGCTAAAGCTGTTTTTATTATTGGGTTAACCGAAGGTAATGGAGGTTTTCCAGATATTTGGCTTGATGATGCTATTTTTAGAGTTGTAAAAGATATAAAATATGATATTTTGCTTGAAGAAGAAAGACGATTATTTTATGTAGCCATCACAAGAGCAAAAGATGAATTATTTCTTATAACTGAATTAGGAAACGAGTCATCATTTGTTGATGAAATTCCACAACATTTTTACCAAGTAAATAAGCCGGTAATCAAAAACATAGAAACACAAATTATTGTTTGTGAAGAGTGTAGAGCTACAGTGAATGAATTTGATAAATTTTGTAGAAATTGTGGAAGTAAACTTTCTAAAGACAATTTATATAATTCTGAAGAAAAAAAAGTACCTAGTTATATTCAAACTGCAAGAATAATAAATAAAAATGCCTATATGCCTTGGACTACTGAAGATGATACAAAACTTGAAGAACTTTATAAACAAGGTAAATCTAAAGCGGAACTTTGTAAGTTTTTTGGTAGAAATTCAGGTGCTATTAATGCTCGAATCCAAAAACTAGAATTGGAAAAAAAGTATAATTTAAAATAA